The genomic stretch CATTCTTTCATCTGGAGCCCGCGATCGGACTTGAACCGATGACCTCTTCCTTACCAAGGAAGTGCTCTACCGCTGAGCTACGCGGGCAATAACAAACTTTGATAATAAAATCAATGTTTGGAGCGGGGAACGGGACTCGAACCCGCAGCCCTCAGCTTGGAAGGCTGATGCTCTACCAATTGAGCTATCCCCGCATGCACAGCGTTTCTCACCAAGCTACAGTGGTGGAGAGGATAGGATTCGAACCTACGTAGGCGTTAACCGTCAGATTTACAGTCTGATGCCTTTAACCACTCGGCCACCTCTCCATTTGACTATGTAAAATGCTCTGCATTTTATTGCTTCAGCACCTTCAGCCAGGAAAAAATAAAAGCGCGGTTTTATTTTTTCCGCTTCTCCGCTTTCACGGAAAATTTTATCTACATATCTAACACGGTTACTTGTCAGATACTGTGGAGCTGGTGATGGGACTTGAACCCGCAACCTGCTGATTACAAATCAGCTGCTCTACCAATTGAGCTACACCAGCTTAGCTTGATTAGTCTTTAAAAGCATATTTTAGCCGCTTTTAAAGACTAATAACAAAGCGCACCCAGTACTTTGTTTTTTTATGTTTGTCAACCATTTAGGAAAAGTTTAAAACCGATATATTTTCTTAAAAAACCTTATTTATTCTAATTACTTAGAAAACGCAATTCACAGACAAAAAAAGTACATTTTTTAATCAGACTTATTTTTTCTATAATCAAAGTGATACATCGCAATAGATGCGGCGGCGCTCACATTCAAGCTCTCAAAGCTTGGTTTTTGGGAAATTTTATACACTTCATCGCAAGCACTTAAAGTTAATGCTCGCATTCCTTTTCCTTCATTTCCCATTACAATAATCAAATTTTCATTTAAAAACTTAGAATCGTACAAAGTTATTGAGGCATTCGTATCTAAACCCAAACAAAAAAAATAGTTTTCTTTTAAAAAGTCGATCTCTCTTTTTAAATTGTTGGCACAAATGATGGGTAGACTAAACAAGGCCCCGCTTGAAGCTTGAACCACCGTTGAACTGAATGGTGCACTGTTTCTTTTTGAAACCATCACGGCATCATAATTAAAAAATTTAGCCGTTCTCACCATTGCCCCTAAGTTTTGAGGGTCCTGGACCTGATCTAAAAGCAAAATACGGGCAGGGACATCTTTTTTTTTCCAAGACGTCATCCAGGACTTACTTGAATGATATGTGTGCAAATTTACTTTTGCAAAAATCTGTCCCCTATCTTTCTTAGTTCTATTTGACTCAAGACTTTCAACAATTTTGGTTTTCTTTTTTAATTTTGAAAACATATCCCTATATTTATCAAAAGCTCTTGACTCTAAAAACTGCTTGCTAACACTTATAGAAAGAATCTGACAGTATGGCGAATTAATCGCGTATTCAAACTGCCTAATGGTAAAAAGATCAAGTTCATACTGCTGTTGTGTCACTTCATTATTCCCTTACTGAGTTGGTTGATCTACAATAAATCCTCGCCCAAAACCATTTTGCTCTAATTTTTGTATCCCTTCATTGGCTTTGATTCGATTATCATATGGGCCAACAAAAACCCTATGCCATATTTGATCTCCCTCTTGAGAGATTAAAAAGGCTAAGAACCCTTTTGACTGTAAACTGTTAACCAATTCTTGGGCTTTATCCTTATCTTTAAAAGCACTCAATTGAATGACCAAACTATCTGGAAAAGTGGTTTTGGAACTGTCTAAAGTACTTTTTGACTGCAATTCATCCTGCCTAACAACAGGTGTTTCTTCTTTTGGCGTCTCAACAACCTTAGGTGTTTTTTTAACCAATAAACTTTCACTTTCTGAGTCAACCTTATCATCTAGCTCTTTGTTTAATTCATCATAAAAAATAAGCTTCTCTGGTCTCTTAATAACCTTTCTATCGACAATTGTTTCTAATGATTCATTATAAGTAACTTTATAAATACCTTTTTGATAGCCAATCTTGTAAGAAATGAAACATAAAAAAAAGACAAATAGGGGAAACCCAATATAATAAACTTTTTGCTTATTTGTTGTGAATTTCATAAAAATAATTCATGCTTATACTACAAAGAGCCCTAAAGACTCTAAAAGCTTACCATCTACTTTATTTAACATAAAGTTCAGTAGAGTAAACTTTGCAAGCTTATACCGTTTTTTAACTCTTTTTAAAACAATTGTTAATATCAACCATGTACAGTCAGCAACTTAAAATAAAAGAACACTCCCAACTTGAGCAAACCCCTCACTTTATTTTTCTGGATGCTTTGCAAAGCTACCTTAAGCTTGAGCAAAACACTAGCAAAAACCAAAAACTGGTTGAAAGCTTATACGACAAACTTCAAGCTATACCAAAACAGATTATACAATTTAATTTTTACCAGAACTCTATTTCTTACCACCGTCACCAAACTTATATTTTTAGCAAAGCATCTCCTTTTTCTGGTTTAACTCGTTTGGGTATTTATAAAGTTCGCGTGCTCAATACAATTGAACTAAATGCTTTTGAAGAATTTTTATCTCTCCTATTATCTAGTGTGAATAAACGCCCGATCAAAACCCATCAATTCTCTACACATGGTTGGGGAGTTTATTTTAAAAAAACAATCACTCCAT from Oligoflexia bacterium encodes the following:
- a CDS encoding RNA methyltransferase; amino-acid sequence: MTQQQYELDLFTIRQFEYAINSPYCQILSISVSKQFLESRAFDKYRDMFSKLKKKTKIVESLESNRTKKDRGQIFAKVNLHTYHSSKSWMTSWKKKDVPARILLLDQVQDPQNLGAMVRTAKFFNYDAVMVSKRNSAPFSSTVVQASSGALFSLPIICANNLKREIDFLKENYFFCLGLDTNASITLYDSKFLNENLIIVMGNEGKGMRALTLSACDEVYKISQKPSFESLNVSAAASIAMYHFDYRKNKSD
- a CDS encoding SPOR domain-containing protein encodes the protein MKFTTNKQKVYYIGFPLFVFFLCFISYKIGYQKGIYKVTYNESLETIVDRKVIKRPEKLIFYDELNKELDDKVDSESESLLVKKTPKVVETPKEETPVVRQDELQSKSTLDSSKTTFPDSLVIQLSAFKDKDKAQELVNSLQSKGFLAFLISQEGDQIWHRVFVGPYDNRIKANEGIQKLEQNGFGRGFIVDQPTQ